CAGTGAGCCGAAACACAATACAcattcattctttcacacacacctccacacctcacacacacttagctGTGGTGAATTTATCACTGTCCAAGAACGAGGCTATTGGTTTATTGGGCTTTTCAAGAATttctgatatttatatttacttctGGTCATGTGggatagatataaatatattcttTTTTGTGATGTACTTATTGATGAGTATAAAAGTGACTTCTTTCCTGCTGTCTTAGCATCGTCGTGCCTGAATGTCAGGAAAAACTGCTTCAGGATAGAATTTCTAACATTTTAACTCTAGTCTTTTATGCACTAATAGTGCGTACACAccgattttctttttttaatggcgAAAGAAATGTAGCAGACAAGCATTGTTTTTAAAATCCTGCTAACTGCTTAAGCATCTCAGAGACcagaaatggttttgatatcaacatttacatcaaCAGATACAAAAATAAGTCTGGGAAGAAATAAGTCATTTTGGGGGGACGccttctatgaatatatcgtcCCTAGAAGGCTAGGGGAAAACACAAATGCTTCAGAAACCTTTACAACCCTGAAGAAACCCTTTTTCTTACATTCTAATGCACAGCTTAACAGATCACACAAGCACTGTCATTGGTTAGGTTTCGGTTAGTGTACTTTTATAACGTTAAATGTTTCAATTGAAAACTTAATCATGTATTCAGACAGTGGTTATTTTTGCTGTATTGCAAATGTCTGGAAACCGCATTCATACGGTACTCTTATCTTATTGTCGTCATTACCAGGTTTTCTGCATTGTGAATCGATTCACGGTCACATTTCATACCGCAGTAGTAACCGGACATTtctgcattttaaggtaaatgTTGGTTAGGAGAACTGGTGTCAGTCCACCCCACTTTCAGGGACGATGTTTGAACATATCCGGAGCAAGACTGCAGgatttgctgcttttttttcttttttttttattgctcgATTGATGACCCAGGCACTTCCTGAAATGACCCTTGAATGCTGAAGGAGAATATTTCTTTTGTAGTTGCATAACAGACTGGGAATAGTTTGGCTTAATTGCAGTCAGCTTTTTATTCTGTTCTGCTCATATCAAAATTCAGATTTCTTTCCCATTTTCATGTGTTTTAGTCAGGATCAGAGTCGGACCAGATGGTTATGTTTTATCAGAGTCTCTGAACCAGAAAGTGCACAGCTACTGTTATAAGGATTGTCTATTTATTGCTCTCTCTTAAATACGGAAGACATTATTagaggtgattttttttttttttttttagtaaaaacatatttttatttattaagtatatattttttttataaccgTTAGCTatgttaacattttttttaaatacactccCATGTgtgattgttttcattttagcaATGCATTTTGATGGTAGGTGAACCTTATTTGTTTGATAAGGCCAAAGGTTTCTGttattctttttctcctttaaGGGTATGATTGCTGGTAGAGAGAAATATTCATCAACAGGGAAATTGCACGAAAAGTATTGTGAATGGTCATCCAGCCACaagaaaacatattttttttgccatcaaggtgtgtgtgtcgggTCTCGACACGATGTACATTCACACCAAGGATAAAGGTTTGAGCGTGATAACATACAGTGGTCGTCATTACCCTCATATTTCTGTCAGTGTTTTGCAAGAgttacatacacaaacatcctGTCTCTCAGCACATGTTAACTTGTGGTTTCACGTTCTATGCAATGTAGTGAAGCTGCAGAAGTCGTCACAGTTTGGTGATCTGTAATGTAACTCTTACTGAACTATACACAGGGCTGTACATGGAAATGCAATGGAGTTCAAATCAGGGTTTTTAACTGGTACAAGCAGACtgaagtgtttttgtttgcgtgtgtgtgtgtgcgcgcaaatgtaataaattattgtGCATATTTTCTCTTGGATGGAAACACCTCAATTAGATATAAATATCATGTATTTTTCCCTCAGCTGGATCACCATCCACTATTTAATCACaataattttttgtttgtattttaaggCTAATTTGCAACAGAGCAATTCCCAGATGATGAACATTTATCTCTGAAAGCAATCATACCTTTAAAGGAGAAAAGAATAACAGACACCTTTGGCCTTTTCATACAAAAAAGGTGCGCTTCACAACAAAATGCATTTCTAAAAATGAAAACTTGCATGAAAAAACGAAATATTACACATGggagtgtatttaaaaaatgttaagatAGCTAACAATAGTtgtaaaaatatgtaattaatgaataaaaatatcttCAGTGTTTAAAGGAgcaataaatggaaaaatactgaataatgaatcagtgattttattattttctgctAAGCTTTATCTTTCTTCATAATGTGTCTAATGAGAAGGTAAAATGAAAACATGCTTGTAATATTTATCATGGCTTATTTGCATAAAGTCCACAGCTCTTGCTCGTCACTGTTGAATGAATGTCCGCCCGTCGCTGTGTTGCACGTCAGTGTGAACATGCATTCAAGACTCGCTTACTTAACATCAGCTCTGTTTCTGTTTACACCCATCTGCTCCCCATGATTTTGGAGCCCTCTTTGGGGTGGTAGTGTTTCCTCTATCTGTCATTCTTTCATATGCGTATACCATTGCTGTGAACATAAAACTCAGCTGTTCCGTATAAAACCATTGACGAATCTTAAGACAGCACGGAGGTGTTGGAGTGTAAGCCGAGGAACCTCCTGCTCATGGTATGTCGTTGGATTGGTAAATGGAGTCTTCAGGCTAAAAGATCCTCAACAACCAAGAATGACTGGTTTAACTAGTGCATTTTGCCCAGGATTCCTTTAGTTTTCTTGATTGCTTTTATGTCGGTGTTGTGCTTTCCATCTGCTCGATTTTGATGCTCACTGTTTGCAAAGTTTCTAAAACAATGAGCCTAGGTAGGGAAAGCAAATAGCATTGAGTTGTTCTGAGGCAAATACACACTAATGACATGTTTCATTTGCTctttttctcgctctctctgcaCAGGGGTTGAGAAGATTGTGGAGTTACTTGAGTCAAGAATTTTAGAAGACCTAACTCGTCTCAAAGGTAATTAAGCCTCTATAGCATTGACTTCATTGAAGTAATGGCTGTGCTCAGACGTGTAATTGGTTagtggtttatttttgtttgtttgctttattattaaagaagcGTTGTGTATTAAACTGCATCTCCCTGGTGGTGTGCACTTCTCCTGTATTGTAGTTGGCCTACAGATTTGTTCCTGTTTAATATTTGGCAGTATATGGGAGTTTCTCTGTGCTctaagtttatttttttttattcctcaggctcatgtttcatttctgtttttgcttCCCACTCTGTTCATGTGGTTACCTGAGCAAAGATTACACTTGATTTGTATGGCATAAGCTTTTAGCAACTGAGCTGAAACAGACTCATTttcaatgtgtgtatatataaatatttttggtTTGTTATAAGCTAATACTTTAACTTACAATGTGATGTTGAGTTGCTGTTAGCACCTGGGCATCCCTGCTACTGATTAAATGTGATCACGGTTACATCCCTGACAAAGTAGTGGATATTAATACCGTGTCAGACCTGAGCCATAGGTTTCCATgagtttttttcatatttaaattGAACTACCTTAAGACCGGTCATGAAGTTATTGAGCGCTCTACATCTGGACACACCTTTCTATGGAGTTCAGTTCCAACTGGTCTAGTTATTTACGGTCGCAATCTAGTTTGCAGTAAGTAtgtttaaaggagaagttcacttccagaacaaaaatctagaAAAATTTGCTTACCCcctcgtcatccaagatgtccatgtctttctttcttcagtcgtaaagaaatgatattttttgaggattttttcaggatttttttctccatatagtggacttcagtggtgcccgcgagtttgaccttccaaaatgcagtgtAAAcaatcccagcccaggaagaaggctcttatctagccaagCCATCGGCCATTTtctaagcaaaataaaaaatcgtaTACTTTTTagccacaaaagctcgtctagcgctagctctgggatgcacgTCTGTGACACTACGTACAACATAATCACGTCAAAAGGTCACGCGTGACATAGCcagaactacagacccagtgtttacaaggTGAACGTGCAAATACCAAGGAATTGCAAATAAGTCGAACGCTCCTTACTAACAACACTGTCGGACGATTCTGAAGTTGTAGGAGATTTTCGCCATACCCTACTTGACCtatccacactagtaaacaccgGGTCGGTAGTTCTGCCTACGTCACGTGGAAGTTCAACAACAATTGAAGTCCACTGTAtggaaaaaaatcctgaaatgttttcctcaacaaacatcatttctttacgactgaagaaatcttggatgacaagggggtgaggaaatatatttataaatttttgttctggaagtgaacttctcatTTAATAAATTTCGATATTTCATTTTGGTATAAAATTTCTAGATATTTCATGACATTATGTTGAATATCTGTTGTTGAATATCGTGCCAGTGTGAATAATGCATGCTGGGGTCCAGAGTTTGTTACGTAATTTGGCGCTGGAACGATCGAGAACATCCTGTTCAGAATCTGCACTTGTCATTTTGTCTAACACTTTCTACCTGATCCAGATTTATTTCTGTGGAGTCCGCACAATGACAAAAGTTCTAAGCAGTTTATCTAATGTGTTAAAATATACCTAAATacagctctctttttttttttccattttaaacacaattttatattattctttGAACATTTACTTTATCTGCATCTTTCATTGCCTGTTGTATCTGTTCCAGCATGTGTAGTCATTATgctctattattttattaataatttgtgGAGCGTTTTCTAATCTCCTTTCCACTTGTATGATATTGAGAGGGGTGTGTCTTATTTACCCAGACAGTATTTGTTGCATCATTATCAGTTTGCACAACAAGTGCTTGACTCTCATAGATTAGGAGTAATGCCATCATACCAAAGCCATATTAAATATGGTCAGTGTGACCGTAAATGGTATTTTATTTATGGATTACAATTTTAACAGCCAAAAACCCCACTGAAACAGAACACATTTATAATAAGTAGACTAACTTACAAGAAGTGAGGACTTGGTTGTTTGTAGTGTTATGGTTTCTGTACTGTTGAATGAGAGATTGTATTGTGATGGCTGCATGTTACTGTGGTTACTCGAACCTTGACTGTTCACAGCCCTACAAGGCCATTAGCTGATAGATGAACTTGGTTTCAGGctttgtgtgctttttttttttttaggcttcTTGGATTATTGTTGGATTCACTTCAGGGTAAAGACTAAATAGTGAGAGCTGTGGATTTGGTTCTTGCTGGTTTTAGTTTTCAGAGCAGGACAACTTTGCCATAATGGAGAAAATAAGTGGATTGTTTGTACTTCTGTCAAACTTGGTTATTGCAGTAAGATCATAATTTGTATAAAACACAATTTCCATTCCTAGCatctataatttttttttttacttttcctttTGGATCCACAGATTATAAGCCTGCAAGTGTGTCAAATTGGTCATTTGATGAAAAATGTCTTTTCTGCTGCTTAAGACGAGAGAAAGTGAAGGtagtttctttttgtttctttgttcctTCCTTTCATTATTAAGCTGTTCCGTTATTATGGCCAGCTGTTTTCAGTACAAACCGAATTCAGGGCTATGGCTGCTTTAGCCCCACCCATTAAAACACAAGTTCTTTTGTCTTGAAAGGCCCAAAGCTGTGGCTTATAACAAGATGAGATGGGAAATAATGGATCTGATCtggtaaaaatgtaatattgaaCAGTTTTGTGTGCTTTTAATTCAACAGGATCATGTAATTGCACTCAATAACAAAATTGTGGAAAGTGGAGGCAAACCTTTACTTGGCAAGGATCATTGTAATATCAGCAGACTTGAGCGGCAAGTAGAAGAATTCCTCAATGCAGTCTTGCACAGGAAAGGTATACACACCTTAAACTCTTCATTGTTTACAAGATctactcactgtccactttaagaGGGACCCCTGCCcatctgctcatttatgcagttatcctaTCAGTCATGTGGCTTACCCAAACTGGTCCCTTTTCCAGTGTTTAGTTTTGGTGAGTCTGGACCTGCTATAgtctcagatttctgttcttggctaatAGGAGTGGAGCCCAGTGTCCTACTCAAGGTCTAATGTGTTGTGcaatctgagatgcttttctgctcaccacactTCCCAAGCGGTCTTATGAATCACTGCTTGAGCACATATAAAGGTGTTTCCTAGTAAATTGGATGGTGAGTGTATAAATTGTTTCGTTCTTCTGTATTGAAACAACATAATGAACATGGCAAAATCTTATGTATTCCACAGAGTACACACCAAGGATCCCGGATCCTCACATCCCCGTGGTGGCTTGTGATACCATGCAACAAATGTTTGATCATTTAGTTGTGCATCATACCTCAAATAACAACTCTCAGGACTCACCTCTGCACAATGGCATGGACCAAAGCCCACTGAAAACTCATCCTAGCACATCACCCATCGCCGTTTCTACATCTACACCTATAGCTGCTGCCTCTACACAGAATCCTGTCCTCAGTAAGCTCCTCATGGAAGACCAAGATGCACCTCTGGACCTTTCAGTCAAGAAGGTCAGACCAGAAATCCATGAACAAGGTATGTTACCTCTGCTGTAGATGTCGGTAAACAGAGATGCTAACATCTGCTGTCTAGTCGTAGCATTTATGGTTTTTGACCCGTAGTGGAAAAAAGGCCGTTTTGATACACGCTAACAAATATGTTTATGGTAGAATTCTGTTTTTGCTTGCTGATTTTTCTTATTTGAAATGCTGGCATCTCTGcagtaaaaacaaataattaagtCTTTGTGAACGTAATCTTCTCCCAGCATTGATCTGTGTGACTTTTCAGATTGTGTTCTGGATCTTTCAATCAAGAAGAATCGTAGTCCAGACAGCATGCTTCTCAGAAGCCCTGTGAATTCGACATCAGTTGTTAAACGGTTAGTACATAAACACTTTAGCTTTGCAGTGTTCTTAAGTGTCCTCCTTCCTCTTTATCGTCAATCAGGAGAGACTACAGGGGGTTAAAAGACATGATTCTTGTAAGCATGCTGATTTGCAGCTAGCGAATACTCTGGGTGTAATGATGTGCTGTTAAGCAAAAATGTGACTGTATGCATCATCGATATGTGAGATTCACATTCTGGGAATCAGGATACTATTTATTATGCATCTAATGCAACTGCACAGTGCAAACACAGAGATACAAATCTGTACAACATGTAGTTTTAAAACGTATAGCGAGCATGCTGGTCACATGATCACTTTCTTTCTTGGTGAGTCTGCATCATTTATATGAAATTCTAGGGTTTATGGTTACACAACCAAGATATAATTGTTAAAAAGAGCTTCTCTATAGCTTTTCAAATGACGCCAGCTCAACCCTGCTGTGATCCTATAGTGCCTGAGAATGTGGAATATGAGAATTTAAGTCTCTTTTATTGCACCATTTCTAGATAAAATGATTCCTGGTGCGATGAGCTCATTTATGTTTTAAGCTATTATTTTCCCTGGGACAAAGACATTGTATATTCAAGCAATTTTGGAAAAAATTATAAACGTATTTGTTTTAAAGATTTTGTGAACCTGTAGTACATTTTGTATTACAAGCTTCTGCTCATAGAAAtttttgattaattttttatGCAGATAAAAacattgtatgtatttatttatttattttttaccaaaacaataaatatgGAATCTTTTATTTGCTAAGAGTTGTGTTTAactaaaatttttttttttcaagtagaTCTGTAgctctattttattttgtagcGCTAATTTTCTACCTATGTCTCTCTTTGTAGAAAagtaagtattttttttcccctttctacAGGCAAGCTTCAGGTTTTGCTAAAGCAAGAGATCTAAAGTCATCACCCACATTGGAACAGTTTATGGCTAAGCTGTGTTTGCATCACCAGAGGCAGATTGTCGACGCGTTTGGATTCTTGCAAAGTGAAATAAAAGCTATGAATTCCTCCAGTGAAGTGGAAGCCTCCACCCCAGAAGTCTCGGAAATACCAGTAAGCTCAGACTGTACAGAAGAAAGGGCAGATATTCAAGATACTGAAGAAACTTTGCCTGTAGCAAGAGACACGAATGGGGAAGAATCGCCAGTTTCCAGAAATGATGAAATTTCACCTGCAGAACAGCAACTGAGAGCTGAGGAGCCCTTGATTGCATCAATCAAGAATGGATCTTCCATAGATCTTTGTCAGGCAGATattggagatgatgatgatgaatgtaGCAGTCCAAACATTCAGCCTAAATGTCCACCTTTACTGATTGTGAAAAACAACCTTGGAAATCTTGAAGCCAAAAAGTTGTCTGAGGTGGGCTCAATCATTCAAGAAACTAATGCTGGCACTTTAGAGCAGGGTCCCTGTGCTTCTGACATGCCTTCACACACAAATAGCGTTGATCTTGATACTGTTGTGCTGTCTGCATGTTCTACAAGTCCCGGACACTCCGAGCCTAATTGCCTTCCTTTACCTAGCAATGATACTCCTGTTAAACCCTGCTCAATTCAGAGGACCACAAATGTCATTTCACCCAATTCTTCAAGAACAGCCAAGAAAAGTAGCAGAGGCTCTCATCCCAGGCTTGGCTCAATAGGTAACACTGTAAATGATCCTGATTTTAAATATGACATTGTCTATGTAGGGAAATCAATTATTGAATGTAAGCTTCAAACTCCGAGCCATATGCCTACAAGGAGAAATGCTAGAAAAAGCACAAGAGGACATCTGAGTTTTGGGGATTGCTTGGAGATAAAAACAGTGCGAACGCTGGCACCCAAATCTGTTCAGAATGGTAGTGGGAATTATCCTGTTCCTATGCCTGAGATAACCACATCAATCACTCCAAAGCAGGCTCTTGCTAAACCTGATGGCTTACCTGCGATGACGGTACCTTTTACCGGGGATTGTATGGAAACAGTGATGAACAAAAACCTATCTGATCAGTCAGTAGTGTCAGAAGTCCCTGGAGATGTTGTTGAAATAACAAGTGAGGATTTCATTGTAGAACCTAGTCAAACAGGTCAAACTCAGCAAAAAGAACAAATTTCCTGTTTACTTTCAGATGAGCAATGTGATCCAGTAGTTGAGCAGGACTCTAATGTGGGTATATTTGACGTTTTAGACGTTAGTGAAAGAACTCCTAATTCTACCATGTTAACTGAAACATCTGAAAAAGTAGAAGTTGCAACAAAAGAAACTATAGATGCTCCTGAAACGAGTGTGATCTTGGGTGGGATAGAAACAGAGGTCCATGGTCAACATCTAGCCACAGAGTCATTGCTAAATACAGACACCTCAAGCATAGAAAATGATGCATCTGAGGCAGAAGGTTTGAGAGTAGGAACTGATTTAAAGTCCCCAGAACAGACTAAATGTTTAACAAAACAGGTACTGACATGTACAGATAACAGCACGATATTACAAGAGACTTGTGTAACTGAGGCAGTGGATTCCACCAATCCAGATAAACTGGAGTCGAAGATGTCTGAATTGGTGGTTAAGGAAATTACTACAAAAGACCAACTTGAAGAATGTAGGCAAGGTGCTTCAGAAAGTTTCTCTCCAAAGAAGGGTGTTGCTAAACAGGCCCTCCCTTCAGATAGGTGTTTGCGAAGTGGAGTCTCCAAAGCCATATCTGAACAAACATCTGTGTCTGACATGTCAGAACAGACAAAACTGGCCATCcatgaaaaaaatattccagAGTCTAAACAGGCTTCTAAATTGAAGCACCCGGAGGAAAATGTGCCATGTCATGGAGGAAAGAATAATGTAGGAGTCACAGATTTTAATTCTGAGAAAGCACAACAATCCCCAGTGGTCAAGCAAGTGGACAGTATAGGTAACAAAGTGTGCACAAGACAGAAGCAAAAGCTAATGATGTTGAAGGAAATGGAGTCTGATAATGAACAGAATGTCCAAGAGCTCCCAAACCCAAGTGATGAGCTGAAAGGCCAAGGTTGTGTGGTGAACAATGTTCCTGAAAATGAGGTGAATACTCTTCCTCACAGTGGTGAATCTCCTGGAAAGAACAGCCCTGGAAAATCCATAAGGGTTTCTGAGAGAATGCCTCTTAGAAACAGGAGCAGTCCAAGTGAGCATTCTGTTAGCACTGCTCAATCCCCTTCACCTACCAAAAATCTTCCACACACCCCTGAACGAATGCCTTTGAGAAGCAGAAATGGCATTACTGTTGATCAGCCTGTGGATGGAGATTCTTGCAGTTCCCCCACTCCAGGCCATGTAGAGAAGAATGGACGAATGCCTTTGATAAACAGGAATAGTGGTTTTGCTGAGCAGACTGTTGGCAAAGATTCCTGCATTTCCCCAAATACAAGCAGTGTAGACAGTGTGGCACGCATGCCATTGAGAACCAGAAACTGTAGTGCAGTCAGCCGCCATATCAGTGAAGGGTCCTCTGTGATCAAGGATGCATCAGGTGCCATCAATGACCAATCTAATGGTGAGGACAGTGGTGTTACCAGTAAGAAATTGTCAAGCGCTGGACACATGCCTCTAAGACGTGGAAGTGGTCTGTTGGCAGAACAGTCATCCACCCTCAGTTCATCTGGTTCAGATGCTGGAACTGTCTCCGAGAGCCCTGGGCGCATGTCATTGAGAAGAAGCAATACTTTTAGTGCTGACAAGCAGGAATGTTTACAGACACCTCTCAAAAGGAAAAAGCTTTCTCCAGGACTTCCCAAAATGTCTAGAACATCTGTACTGTCCTTAGTCCATAAGGGAGAACCCAACAATAACCGTGCTAATGCAAAGACTAAACTTTTTAATGACCAATTGAAAGTCTCTTCTATCCCAAATTCATTTACTTCACTTAACCTCCCCACCACCAGTCCTTTAATTCCCAGTCCATGCAAGTTTTTGGAGGCTTTAAATGGGGAAGCAAACCAACAATTGATTTCAGATTTAAATAGTAAATTCGAAAAGATGCAAAAAGGGTGGGTTCAAATGGATAAAGAGGGCCAGCCTGCACCAAAACCCAAAAACAAGGCAGACAGACTAAAGGAAATATGGAAAAGCAAACGAAGAATTAGAAAACCAAGGTCATTAGAGCAGCAGAGATTCTCTCCTGTGCAAATGTTATTTATGAAACCCTTTGACCTTCCCAATATCTGTCGCTGGTTCTTGCAGTCAACAGAAACAAAATCTCTTGTTATTGTAAAGCAGGTGAACACAAGGCTTCCATCTGAAACACAGCTGGGTTTTCAGACCTTACCTTCCATGCCAGAGTCCTCCGATGGAATATTCCCAAGTCTGCAGGCTGAACGCTTAAAAAAGCACCTGAAAAAGTTTGCTATTGCGTCCCCTGTGAAGAGCAACCCCAAGAACAAAAGGCTAATTGCTAAAGCTTTAGCCCAGGGTATCTCTAAGGGCAAAGAAAAACGAGAACGCAGAACTGCGACTCGGATCTCCTCAAAGCCACAGAACTCTGCTGGCTTGATACAGCCGCAGCCCCTCGAGAACCACAGCAAGGTTGCTGCAAGTACAAAAAATCCAGCAAGTGCAAAAAATCCAGCAAGTGCAAAAAATCCAGCAAGTGCTAGAATTCTGAGGAAATATTCCAATATGCGTGAGAAAAGACAAGTCCAACAAAACTCTTTGAAGAAATTAAAGAGGTCGCTAGTCGAGGTAGACAATAGGCAATCCATGAGAAAGAAGATGGCTAAAGAAAGACTGTCCACAAGGAGAGGACAAAAATCAGCCATCGTCAAAAAAGTTAAAAGGTTGACTAAAAAAGCAAAAACGCGTGCTACAAAACAGAAAGTCCCAAAAGGTGGTGGTAGAGGGTTAAGATGTTTAACCACAAAGGGTAGAATCTCTTCGAAGAGGGTGCTTCCCAGATTGTTAAAATCTAATTCTGTTACCGCTCATAAATCCGTGAGTAGAAAAGAAATGCTGTTGAAAGCTGACAAGTCTCCACAACCAAAAACTGACCATAAGAAATCACCTCTTCATAAAGGTCCCGAAGGTTTAACGTCTCCGTCTCGGATGATGGATGTGAAGCCTCTGTTATCGGAAGACCAGGTTCTCACGAGGTCTCAAAGAAAGATGGAGGCCACTCTTGCACAAACGGGATCTCCAAAAGCCTCTACAAAGAGAGGCATGGAAAGCTCAGTCACACCAGCTAAGCGGACAAGGACATCGAAATGATGATGAAGGATAGAAATAAAGACTGCAGTTGCAGATGGGTGATGGCGTTTCCACGAGTGAGAAATGTTTCTGTTCTGGGAACGCGGCTTCTCCATCAAGAAGTATAGGAATGGCTTGACTTCCTCCCTTGTCTTTTGTGCAGACCCACTGTGCAGAAACCAAATGTACAATTTCtttattagcattagcattggcACTAGCCTTTATTTCATTAGTGTTGTGCACTTGACGTTGCAAAGGTGCAGTATGTCCAAATTGGTCAGTCTGTCCATTCTAACAAAATGTCGTGTGCACCGGTTGATTAGAAACTGCTCGTTAATAATTGACCAACTCCAAACCTTCACCAGTTATAGCTGATCTTGATGATGTGCCTTATTAAGTAACAGACTGTTCCTTAAACCATGGAATCCTCCATGCTGCATGTGTCATTTTGTTTAAAGGTATCCTTATGCCTAAGCTATATCTATGAGCTCTGTTTCCTCCGGTCACCATgctcacttctttttcttcttctaaacaTTTATCTTTCTATAGCCCCTATTTAGGTTAAGTTAATTTAAGGAGCATTAAACTTGAACGCTTGATCATTCTGTAATTTCCATTCTGTTACTGTGATGTTTTCTTCTTTGTCATAATTTCAGTtctgttacttttttttttgcctcagatGTGTTTGCTCCGTTATCTCATTACTTGCTGCTGATCAGCTAAATTGAAACTGTAAAATTTTGATTTCGTTACCTTAGAGCTTAATATAACTAACTATAACTTATGAATAATCAGGTCAGTGGCTTGTCAGAATGgaaatgcttttttgtttgttgagtTATCCGGCTCTGCTGTCTCCTGAGAACACTTTAGCTAATATTTGGAATCTTCAATGCAGGTTTTTAATTTTGCTCTGCTGTTTCGAAGTGGCCAGAAGAGTCCATAGCAGGCTTTAGAAAATCATGTACCTTTTCATGGATTCTGTGTGTAGTAGATTCCCAAACTGCTGATTGAATTGAGAGAAGAACAGCTTCGGGTGCAAAAGTGTTCACTTTTGTGTTTCTCTGAATTTGAAGTCTATGCATGCAAGGTGATGTGCCTCAGAAGATCATCTGCAGATATTTCTTGAATGGTTGACTCTTTCGATAGAGATACTTTGACCAAATGTGACTAATTGAAGGCTAATGTCCAGACGGACATTTTGTTTTTCGAGTGCTGGAGTCTTGAGTTGGACTGAATGTCATCTGAATGAACATGTGAACCTTTTTAATTGTCTACAATGTAAAcctattaaaaaagaaatcattgtGCTGCCATTAGCAAAATTATTTACTCTAATTATAGGATTAAACATAATTTTGTATTTTGGGGAGGTATTCGGTGGAGCTCAgtctttttaatgttttaccaCAGCACAATTGTTTtctttgttggtttgtttgttcgACTTTGAGTAATATCTTGTAAATGCAAAGGTA
This portion of the Hemibagrus wyckioides isolate EC202008001 linkage group LG29, SWU_Hwy_1.0, whole genome shotgun sequence genome encodes:
- the wu:fc17b08 gene encoding uncharacterized protein wu:fc17b08 isoform X3 gives rise to the protein MQQMFDHLVVHHTSNNNSQDSPLHNGMDQSPLKTHPSTSPIAVSTSTPIAAASTQNPVLSKLLMEDQDAPLDLSVKKVRPEIHEQDCVLDLSIKKNRSPDSMLLRSPVNSTSVVKRQASGFAKARDLKSSPTLEQFMAKLCLHHQRQIVDAFGFLQSEIKAMNSSSEVEASTPEVSEIPVSSDCTEERADIQDTEETLPVARDTNGEESPVSRNDEISPAEQQLRAEEPLIASIKNGSSIDLCQADIGDDDDECSSPNIQPKCPPLLIVKNNLGNLEAKKLSEVGSIIQETNAGTLEQGPCASDMPSHTNSVDLDTVVLSACSTSPGHSEPNCLPLPSNDTPVKPCSIQRTTNVISPNSSRTAKKSSRGSHPRLGSIGNTVNDPDFKYDIVYVGKSIIECKLQTPSHMPTRRNARKSTRGHLSFGDCLEIKTVRTLAPKSVQNGSGNYPVPMPEITTSITPKQALAKPDGLPAMTVPFTGDCMETVMNKNLSDQSVVSEVPGDVVEITSEDFIVEPSQTGQTQQKEQISCLLSDEQCDPVVEQDSNVGIFDVLDVSERTPNSTMLTETSEKVEVATKETIDAPETSVILGGIETEVHGQHLATESLLNTDTSSIENDASEAEGLRVGTDLKSPEQTKCLTKQVLTCTDNSTILQETCVTEAVDSTNPDKLESKMSELVVKEITTKDQLEECRQGASESFSPKKGVAKQALPSDRCLRSGVSKAISEQTSVSDMSEQTKLAIHEKNIPESKQASKLKHPEENVPCHGGKNNVGVTDFNSEKAQQSPVVKQVDSIGNKVCTRQKQKLMMLKEMESDNEQNVQELPNPSDELKGQGCVVNNVPENEVNTLPHSGESPGKNSPGKSIRVSERMPLRNRSSPSEHSVSTAQSPSPTKNLPHTPERMPLRSRNGITVDQPVDGDSCSSPTPGHVEKNGRMPLINRNSGFAEQTVGKDSCISPNTSSVDSVARMPLRTRNCSAVSRHISEGSSVIKDASGAINDQSNGEDSGVTSKKLSSAGHMPLRRGSGLLAEQSSTLSSSGSDAGTVSESPGRMSLRRSNTFSADKQECLQTPLKRKKLSPGLPKMSRTSVLSLVHKGEPNNNRANAKTKLFNDQLKVSSIPNSFTSLNLPTTSPLIPSPCKFLEALNGEANQQLISDLNSKFEKMQKGWVQMDKEGQPAPKPKNKADRLKEIWKSKRRIRKPRSLEQQRFSPVQMLFMKPFDLPNICRWFLQSTETKSLVIVKQVNTRLPSETQLGFQTLPSMPESSDGIFPSLQAERLKKHLKKFAIASPVKSNPKNKRLIAKALAQGISKGKEKRERRTATRISSKPQNSAGLIQPQPLENHSKVAASTKNPASAKNPASAKNPASARILRKYSNMREKRQVQQNSLKKLKRSLVEVDNRQSMRKKMAKERLSTRRGQKSAIVKKVKRLTKKAKTRATKQKVPKGGGRGLRCLTTKGRISSKRVLPRLLKSNSVTAHKSVSRKEMLLKADKSPQPKTDHKKSPLHKGPEGLTSPSRMMDVKPLLSEDQVLTRSQRKMEATLAQTGSPKASTKRGMESSVTPAKRTRTSK